The following coding sequences are from one uncultured Tateyamaria sp. window:
- a CDS encoding helix-turn-helix transcriptional regulator translates to MESLVKHQLTWSDGNNRNSSSFFAMFAKKYDLVKWKLHMARKDAELFASMGARLTIARNEAGLSQAAMAEALGVSPRAYHSYEKGQRGIPVEALVAFGEQFEVDVPWLLLGTKAIRAGHDFNALKEIETSLDQHLNAENIKIKSEKRGAIVARWYQSHVEGREVTDDDVHTWIELVRD, encoded by the coding sequence ATGGAATCGCTTGTTAAGCACCAATTGACGTGGTCAGATGGAAATAATCGGAATAGTTCGTCATTTTTTGCAATGTTCGCGAAAAAATACGATCTCGTCAAATGGAAACTGCACATGGCGCGGAAAGACGCTGAATTGTTTGCTTCGATGGGTGCGCGCCTAACGATTGCGCGTAACGAAGCAGGGTTGTCTCAAGCTGCCATGGCTGAAGCGCTTGGTGTGTCGCCTCGGGCGTATCACAGCTACGAGAAGGGCCAGCGCGGAATTCCAGTTGAAGCGTTGGTGGCCTTTGGTGAGCAATTCGAAGTCGATGTGCCGTGGCTGTTATTGGGCACCAAGGCGATACGCGCTGGCCACGATTTCAATGCTTTGAAGGAGATCGAGACCTCACTCGATCAGCACCTCAACGCAGAGAACATCAAAATCAAAAGTGAAAAGCGCGGGGCCATCGTCGCGCGTTGGTACCAGTCGCATGTTGAGGGGCGGGAAGTAACGGATGATGACGTTCACACTTGGATCGAACTCGTAAGGGATTAA